The sequence below is a genomic window from Anaerolineales bacterium.
TGGCTTTGGGCAAAATCTGGTTGACGCCGGGCATGGGGGTGAAGAGATGGTTGATCGGTCTGGTGACGGGGACGCTTTTGGTCGGGCTTGGTTTTTCGGTGTTCATGCTCGACCTGTACCGCTCCCGGCCTGATTCCACGGTCCTTTCCACGCTGGCGCTCAGTTTTATCCCAAGACCCATCCGAATCGCAGTGCTCCTGCTGGCTGGCGGCGGATTGATCGCCTTCTCCCTGTGGAGGCTGAGTTACGCGCTGCTGGCTCCGTTCGCGAAATCCGGCAGGAACGTTCCGGAAATCCTGGCCAGCTACCGGAGGCGCGGACGCGGGCCGCAGATCGTCGCCGTCGGCGGCGGACACGGGCTTTCCAACCTGTTGCGCGGATTGAAACACCGGTCCTCGAACCTCACCGCGGTGGTCACGGTCGCCGACGACGGCGGATCCTCGGGCCGCTTGCGGCGCTCGTTGGGCATCCCGCCGCCGGGGGATCTACGCAACTGTTTGGCCGCGCTGGCCGAGGATGAGTCGCTGCTGACCCAGCTCTTCCAATACCGGTTCGCCGAAGGCGACGGCATTCACGGGCACGCCTTCGGCAACCTGTTCGTAACGGCGTTGGCGGGGGTCACCGGAAGCTTCGAACGGAGTCTGCTTGAATCCGGGCGGGTGCTTTCGATCTGCGGCAAGGTGGTGCCTTCCACGTTGAGCAATGTGACGTTGGAAGGAGAGTTGATCGGCGCGGATTCCGACGCCCTGCGGCGGGTCAGCGGACAGGCCCAGGTCCAGGGGGCGGTTTGGCGGGTGTGGCTGGAGCCGGAAGACGTGCGGGCCTACCCGGAAGCGGTGCAGGCGATTCTCTCCGCGGACATGATCGTGGTGGGGCCGGGCAGCCTGTTCACCAGCGTGCTCCCGAACCTGCTGATCGGGGAAATCCGCGAGGCGATTGCCGCCAGCCGCGCGCTGAAGGTCTACGTCTGCAACGTCGCCGCCCAGCCCGGGGAAACTGACGGGTTTTCGGTGAAGGATCATCTGGAGGCGATCGAACGGCACATGGGCTTCCAGCCGTTCCACGGAATCCTGGTGAATGCGGTTCCGGCCGCCCCGATCGAAGGAGCGGAGTTGGTGGGGAGGCCGTTTCCCGAGAGCGGAGTGGTCGTGGTGGAAAAGGATCTGGCTGATTCCTCCGCGCCCGGGCGCCACGATCCGCAGAAGCTGGCCGCCGCGCTGATGGAATTGTTCGAGCAGCGCAAATCGCGTTTTCCGATCTGACGGTTCGGCCGCATTCCCCCGCCGCGGAGGATCCGCGGAGACGTCACTCTCCCGGCCCGGGAAAACCGCGCCGGCATTTGGCACACGGTCATCATCCCACTTTCCCTTCAGGAGGATTGCTATGGCGACAAAAGTTGGCATCAACGGGTTCGGGCGCATCGGCCGGCAGGTGCTTAAGGCGATCATGGAACGCGCGCCGAAGGACCTCGAGGTGGTGGCGGTCAACGATCTGTTCGACGTCGACACCAACGCCCATCTGTTCAAGTACGATTCCACTTACGGAAAATTCGACGGAAGCGTCGAGGTCAAGGAAGGAAACCTGGCGGTCAACGGCCGCATGGTCAAGGTCCTCGCGGAAAAGGATCCGGCCAAACTTCCGTGGAAAGACCTCGGAGTCGAGATCGTGATCGAATCCACCGGCATTTTCACCGATGCGATCGGGGATCCGGCAAAGGGCAAAGCCGGCGCCAACGTCCACATTCAATCGGGCGGGGCCAAGAAGGTCATTATTTCGGCGCCGGCCAAGAACGAAGACCTGACCATCGTGCTGGGCGTCAACGATTCGAAATACGATCCAGCCAAGCAACACATCATTTCCAACGCCTCCTGCACCACCAACTGCCTGGCCCCCGCGGCCAAGGTCGTGCACGACAAGTTCACCATCCTCTACGGCTCGATGTGCACGATCCACTCCTACACCAATGACCAAGTGATCCTGGACCAGGGGCACAAGAAGGAAATGCGCCGCTCGCGCTCGGCCGGCCTCAACATCATCCCCACCACCACCGGGGCGGCCAAAGCCGTGGCACTCGTCATTCCCGAATTAAAGGGGAAATTCGACGGCTATTCCCTGCGCGTTCCCAGCCCGACCGTTTCAGTCGTGGATTTCAGCTGCACGGTTTCGAAAGCCACCACCAAAGAAGAGCTGACCGCGGCTTTCGTGGACGCATCGAACGGCGCGCTGAAGGGCGTCCTGGGGGTCACCTCCGGCAAAGCCCAGGATCCGCTGGTCTCCACCGATTTCCGCGGCGACGACCGCTCCTCGATCGTCGATCTCCAATACTGCAATGTCCTCGGCGGCACGCTGGTCAAGGTGGTGGCCTGGTACGACAACGAATGGGGTTACTCCTGCCGCACGGCCGACCTGGCGGTGATGATCGCCAAAAAGCTCTAACCCGGTTTTCCGGAGTGGAGGATCCATGCTGAAGAAGAAGACTGTCCGCGAAGTGAACGTCAACGGCTGGCAGGTGTTGATGCGGGTGGATTTCAACGTTCCGATTAAGAACGGCAAGGTGGGCGAGGATACCCGGATCCGGTCGGCGCTGCCGACCATCCAATATCTGCTGGACCAGCAGGCGATGGTGATCCTGTGTTCGCACCTCGGGAGGCCGAAGGGCGGTCCGGATCCGGCGTTTTCCCTGGCTCCGGTGGCCGCGCACCTGGGCGGATTGCTAAATAAGAAAGTGGCCTTCGCCTCGGACTGCGTCGGATCGGCGGCCGAAGGGGTCGTGGCCGAGATGAAGCCGGGCGATGTGGCGATCCTGGAGAACACCCGCTTCCATCCGGAAGAGGAGAAGAACGATCCGGCCTTCGCCCAGCGGCTGGCCATGCTGGGCAAGATCTACGTCAACGACGCGTTCGGATCCGCCCACCGCGCGCATGCCTCGACGGAAGGCGTGGCGCACTACCTGCCGGGCGTGGCCGGGTTCCTGATGGAAAAGGAAATCGAATTCCTCGACAAGGCGGCCAACGATCCGGAACATCCCTATGTCGTCATCTTGGGCGGAGCGAAGATCAGCGATAAAATCGGCGTCATCACCAACCTGCTCAAGAAGTGCGAGCGGCTGCTGATCGGCGGCGGGATGGCCAACACCTTCCTGAAAGCCCAGGGCCTGAACGTCGGCGCATCGCTCGTCGAAGACGGGAGCCTCGAAACGGCGAAGAAGATCATGGCCGACGCCGGCGACAAACTGCTCCTGCCGGACGACGTCGTGGCGGCGGACAAGTTCGACGCCGCGGCCCAATCCAAGACCGTCGCCGCGAACGCCGTCCCGGACGGCTGGCGGATCCTCGACATCGGACCGGCGACGGTGAAAAAATACGCCGCCGCACTCCAGGGCGCCAAACAGGTGGTCTGGAACGGGCCGATGGGCGTGTTCGAGTTTCCCAGCTTCGCCAAGGGGACCCGCGATCTGGCCCAGGCCGTCGCCGCCTGCGGCGCGGTCACCGTGGTGGGCGGCGGCGATTCGGTCGCCGCGATCACCGAGGCCGGATTGGCCGAGAAGATCAGCCACATCTCCACCGGCGGCGGCGCGTCCCTGGAATTCCTTGAGGGCAAAGTCCTTCCCGGGATCATGATTCTGCAGGATCAATGAATCTTCCCGGCATGGAAACGGAATAGAATGTAGAATGGAGGGCGCAAGACCCCGATCGGGGTCTGGCGCCCTCTACGGATCGGGGAACTGCGGTCCGCCACGGGCCGCAGGTCCACGGCCCAAGCGCCTTCTTCCCGGGGGAGGTGGTATGTCTTTCGCCAACGGACAGAACGTAGGCCCTTACCGCATCTTGGAACAGCTTGGCCAGGGAGGCATGGCGACGGTCTACAGGGCCTATCATGCCGGACTCGACCGCTATGTGGCGATCAAAGTCCTGCACGCGGCTTTCCGCGAGGATCCCTCCTTTACAGCCCGATTCACCCGCGAAGCGCGGGTAGTGGCCAAGCTCGAGCATCCCCACATCGTACCGATTTACGATTACTCCGAATACGAGGGCCAGCCCTATCTGGTGATGAAGTACATAGAGGGCGAGACTCTCAAAGCCCGGCTGATTCGCGGTCCGCTCTCGGCCGGGGAAGCCGTGCGGGTGATCGAAGCCGTGGGCGCGGCGCTTTCCTATGCCCATGGAAAAGGTATCCTGCACCGCGACGTCAAACCCTCCAACGTGCTGCTGACGCCCGACGGCGGGATCTACCTGGCCGATTTCGGGCTGGCCCGGATCGCCCAATCCGGCGAATCGACCCTGTCCTCGGATATGCTGCTCGGAACGCCGCACTACATCTCGCCGGAGCAGGCGCA
It includes:
- a CDS encoding YvcK family protein; the protein is MGKSPGRLADRLKSWLALGKIWLTPGMGVKRWLIGLVTGTLLVGLGFSVFMLDLYRSRPDSTVLSTLALSFIPRPIRIAVLLLAGGGLIAFSLWRLSYALLAPFAKSGRNVPEILASYRRRGRGPQIVAVGGGHGLSNLLRGLKHRSSNLTAVVTVADDGGSSGRLRRSLGIPPPGDLRNCLAALAEDESLLTQLFQYRFAEGDGIHGHAFGNLFVTALAGVTGSFERSLLESGRVLSICGKVVPSTLSNVTLEGELIGADSDALRRVSGQAQVQGAVWRVWLEPEDVRAYPEAVQAILSADMIVVGPGSLFTSVLPNLLIGEIREAIAASRALKVYVCNVAAQPGETDGFSVKDHLEAIERHMGFQPFHGILVNAVPAAPIEGAELVGRPFPESGVVVVEKDLADSSAPGRHDPQKLAAALMELFEQRKSRFPI
- the gap gene encoding type I glyceraldehyde-3-phosphate dehydrogenase, producing the protein MATKVGINGFGRIGRQVLKAIMERAPKDLEVVAVNDLFDVDTNAHLFKYDSTYGKFDGSVEVKEGNLAVNGRMVKVLAEKDPAKLPWKDLGVEIVIESTGIFTDAIGDPAKGKAGANVHIQSGGAKKVIISAPAKNEDLTIVLGVNDSKYDPAKQHIISNASCTTNCLAPAAKVVHDKFTILYGSMCTIHSYTNDQVILDQGHKKEMRRSRSAGLNIIPTTTGAAKAVALVIPELKGKFDGYSLRVPSPTVSVVDFSCTVSKATTKEELTAAFVDASNGALKGVLGVTSGKAQDPLVSTDFRGDDRSSIVDLQYCNVLGGTLVKVVAWYDNEWGYSCRTADLAVMIAKKL
- a CDS encoding phosphoglycerate kinase, producing the protein MKKKTVREVNVNGWQVLMRVDFNVPIKNGKVGEDTRIRSALPTIQYLLDQQAMVILCSHLGRPKGGPDPAFSLAPVAAHLGGLLNKKVAFASDCVGSAAEGVVAEMKPGDVAILENTRFHPEEEKNDPAFAQRLAMLGKIYVNDAFGSAHRAHASTEGVAHYLPGVAGFLMEKEIEFLDKAANDPEHPYVVILGGAKISDKIGVITNLLKKCERLLIGGGMANTFLKAQGLNVGASLVEDGSLETAKKIMADAGDKLLLPDDVVAADKFDAAAQSKTVAANAVPDGWRILDIGPATVKKYAAALQGAKQVVWNGPMGVFEFPSFAKGTRDLAQAVAACGAVTVVGGGDSVAAITEAGLAEKISHISTGGGASLEFLEGKVLPGIMILQDQ